A DNA window from Canis lupus dingo isolate Sandy chromosome 2, ASM325472v2, whole genome shotgun sequence contains the following coding sequences:
- the MARCOL gene encoding MARCO-like protein codes for MKASIFLPFVFAAMFSVTSTQTWKSSVFKPQEGPEPAFILERKNEANHQREQQASNQQGGGNTEGKQVTFSLQGRPEYSNQPGKQGNFNQQERPGVLNQPGSLQENSRDCNQKGNAEASNKQGRPGSSSQQRDPGPSSQKMKPGSSGQPGGSGSSSQGWHPGSSSQQGKPESSGQQGGSGSSSQQGKPGSSGQQGGSGSSSQQGKPVSSSQQGGSMSSRQQGRPGWYSQQGKSRSFYNQEERKTVGNPLSASITDIQTDKTSSKNPTGHTKCQSIYKPVCGSDGKTYGNRCVFNEAKRMSNGKLSLNYEGKC; via the exons ATGAAGGcttccattttccttccctttgtgtTCGCGGCCATGTTCTCAG TGACTTCAACCCAGACTTGGAAATCCAGTGTTTTTAAACCACAAGAAGGTCCAGAGCCTgcatttattctagagagaaaaaatgaagctAACCATCAAAGAGAACAGCAGGCATCTAATCAGCAAGGAGGTGGcaacacagaaggaaaacaagTGACATTTAGCCTGCAAGGACGACCAGAGTATTCTAATCAGCcaggaaaacaaggaaattttAATCAGCAAGAAAGGCCAGGAGTTCTCAATCAGCCTGGGAGTCTGCAAGAGAATTCAAGGGACTGTAATCAAAAAGGGAATGCCGAAGCTTCTAATAAACAAGGAAGACCTGGATCATCTAGCCAGCAAAGGGATCCAGGGCCATCTAGTCAGAAAATGAAGCCAGGGTCATCTGGCCAGCCAGGTGGTTCAGGGTCATCTAGCCAGGGTTGGCATCCAGGGTCATCCAGCCAGCAAGGGAAGCCAGAATCATCTGGCCAGCAAGGGGGTTCAGGGTCGTCTAGCCAGCAAGGGAAGCCAGGATCATCTGGCCAGCAAGGGGGTTCAGGGTCATCTAGCCAGCAAGGGAAGCCAGTGTCATCAAGCCAGCAAGGGGGTTCAATGTCATCTAGACAGCAAGGAAGACCAGGATGGTATAGCCAACAAGGGAAATCAAGGTCTTTTTataatcaagaagaaagaaaaactgtaggCAACCCTTTGAGTGCCAGTATAACGGACATTCAG ACTGACAAAACCAGCAGCAAGAACCCAACTGGACATACAAAATGTCAGTCTATCTACAAGCCAGTCTGTGGTTCTGATGGAAAAACCTATGGGAATCGTTGTGTATTCAATGAAGCCAAAAG GATGAGTAATGGAAAACTGAGTCTGAACTATGAAGGGAAATGCTAG